ACGTCGACGTCGATGTAGGAATCGTTGACCGGCGAGACGAGCGTGTCGGCCAGCGAATGCGCGAGCCGCATGAGGTAGGAGTCGGAGGCCGGCGTGTCGATGACGACGAACTCGTAGGTGTGCTCCACCTCTGAGATCGCCTCGGCGAAGGCGGCGAACTCGCGCGTTTCGTTGTCGCGCAAGTTGTCGGACGTGCCGCGCTCCAGCGCGAAATGGTAGGGCAGCTCGACGTCCCACGGTGCGCTCTGCGCCCACGAGGTGCGGTTCTCGAAGAAGCGTGTCAGCGTCTGCTGGCGCGTATCTAAGTCGATCGTGGCGACGCGGAAGCCCGCCTTCATCAGCGCGACGGAGAGGTGGATCGACAGCGTCGACTTGCCGGTGCCGCCCTTCTCGTTGCCGACGACGATGACATGCGCCGAGCGGAGCTCGGGCGGCAGGATGTCGTCGAACTCGTCATCGTCCATCATCTCGATCACGGGGCCCTCGGCGGGAGTCGCGAATCTATCGGTCGAAACGTAAGCTGTCGCTGCGGCGACTGTCACGTTCCCCTGAAGATCACAGGCTTATTGGGCGAAATTCGGCTTTTTACGGAGCGGACGGCCGATAGACCCAGTCGTAGCGCGCCAACAGCTGGCGCGGACCGGCGAATCGCATGGCGAGGTTGCGCGCGGCGCCGGCCGGCCCGGCCAGGTGGTAGATGCGGCCGAGCTCGCGGGAGGCCTCCTGCACGCGCGTCGCGCGCGCCAGCCGGGCCGCGGAATAGGCGGCCAGCGCCGCGCTCACGTCGCGCGTCGCGGCGATGGCGTCGGCGAGCGCCTGCGCGTCCTCGATCGCCTGCGCCGCGCCCTGCGCGAAGAACGGCAGGATCGGATGCGCGGCATCGCCGAGCAGGGCGATCAGGCCGGCGTTCCAGGCGGGCAGGGGCTTTCGGTCGTAGATCGGCCATGTCGTCCAGGACGGCGCGGCCTCGATGAGCGCGCGTGCCGAGCGGTGCCAGCCGGCCAGGCGCTTGCCGATCACCGCGGCGTCGCCGGGCTGCGACCACAGGTCGGGCGCCGCTTCGGTCGTGTCGCGGGTGACGGCGACGATGTTGACGAGGCTGCCGCCGGCGACGGCGTAGTGGACGAGATGCGCGTCGCGTCCGAGCCAGAGCCCCGTCTCGGCATTGCGCAGCGCCTCGGGCGCGGCGTCGGCGGGGACGAGCGCGCGCCAGGCGGTGCGGCCGAGCTCCTGCGGCGCGTCGAGGCCGGCGTCGCCGGTGCCTTCGCCGACGAGCCGCGCCCGCACGGCGGAGCGGATGCCGTCGGCGCCGATCAGCGCGTCGGCCTCGATCGATCGCTTGACGAGACCGCGGGCGACCGCGGCGACGACGCGGCCCTTCGTCATGCCGAAGCCGGCGAGCGCGGTGCCGAGGTCGAGGGCGATGGCGGGCTCCGCCGCCACGGCGTCGGCGAGCGCCCGCTGCAGGTCGGCGCGGCGCGTGACGAGGTAGGGCGCCCCCCACCGGGCCTCGGCCGTGTCGAGCGGCATGAAGGACAGGGTGCGGCCGCTGCGGGCCGACCGCACGCGGACGCCCGAGGGCCGCGTCGCCGTGGCGGCGATGGTGTCGAGGAGGCCCAATCGCGCCAGGATGCGCGTCGCGTTGGGGGAGAGTTGGAGGCCGGCGCCGGCCTCGGCGAGCGTCTCGGCCCGCTCGATCAGAGTCGTTTCGACACCGACGCGGGCCAGCGCCAGCGCTGACGTGAGACCGCCGATCCCGGCGCCGGCGATCAGGACGCGCATCGGCCGTCAGGCCGGGATCAGGCGGCCTTCTCTTCCTTCGGCATGTAGAAGCATTCGATCGGCTCGCAGGGCGTCTTCAGGCTGGGATCGTAGACGAAGCGCGTCGAGCAGTACGAGCAGACGATGTCCGTCTCGTCGCCCATGTCGATGAAGATGTGCGGGTGGTCGAACGGCGGCAGCGCGCCGATGCACATGAACTCCTTCGCGCTGACCGTGATCTTGGGCAGGCCCGGCTGGTTGTGGAAGTGCGGCGTGCCGTGCGCGTCGGCCATGGGGCGATCTCCGATGTTGCGTCTCACGTGCCAAGATCGGCCGGGGAATGCAAGGCGGGCCGCCACCTTCCCGGCGCCGGCGCCCGTCAGCCGCCGGTCGCGAACCCGGGATAGAGCGTCATGCCGCCGTCGACGAACAACGTGGCGCCGGTGACGTAGTCGGCATGGTCGGAGGCGAGCCATGCGGCGGCCTGGGCGATGTCGTCGGGCTCGCCGATGCGCTTGTAGGGCACGAGCGTCATCAGGCTCTTGTAGGCCTCGGGCGTCTGCCAGGCCGCCGTGTTGATCGGCGTGCGGATGGCGCCGGGACCGATCGCGTTAACGCGCACGCGATGCGGCGCCAGCTCCTGCGCCATCGATTCCATGAGCAGCTTGATGCCGCCTTTCGACGACGCGTAGTTGGCGTGCCCGGCCCACGGGATCACCTGGTGCACCGAGCTCATGCAGATCATCTTGCCGGCCGCAACCGACACCTTCTCGTCGACGCCGCGGCGCAAGAACTCGCGCGCGGCCTCGCGCTGGCACAGGAACTGGCCGGTGAGGTTGACGCCGATGACCGTGTTCCACTGCTCGAGCGTCATCTCGGTGAAGGCGGAGTCGCGCTGCAGGCCGGCGTTGGAGACGGAGATGTGCACCGTGCCGAGCTCGGCGATGGCCCGCTTGTACATGGCGACGACCTCGTCTTCCTTGGAGACGTCGGCCTTGATCACCAGCGCCTTGCGCCCGTAACCCTCGATCTTGTGGGCGACCTCCTCGGCGGTCTCGGGATGCGTCACGTAGTTGACGGCAACGTCGGCGCCGGCGCGGGCCAAGCCGATCGCGACGGCCTCGCCGATGCCCGAGTTGGCGCCGGTGACGATCGCCGGCTGGCCTTCGAGAAACGATGGGTAGCCAACCTTCGGCTCGGGAACGTCGCCGGGAGCGGCGGGGGCGGCGGGATGCTTGGGATGGAGGTCGGTCATGGCGGTGCCTCGTGCGTCGCGTGGCTGAAGAACCGCGCGTCACAGCCGAGGTTGCTCGCGAGCGAGCCGATTGCAGAAGTTTAATGATCTTCGCGCCGGGGCCGCGGTCCGACCGCCGCCGCGCGCGTCAGCGCGGAGCCTCGCGCTCGCCCATCTCGGGGTCGATCTCGCTCGGCGGGTGCAGCAGCAGCGCGACGAGGCCGGTCCAGCCGGTCTGGTGCGCCGCGCCGAGGCCGCGGCCGGTGTCGCCGTGGAAGTGCTCGTAGAACAGGATCAGGTCGCGGAAGTGCGGGTCGTGCTGCATCTTCTCGCAGTCGTCGTAGATGGGCCGCCGGCCGTGCTCGTCGCGCAGGAAGAGGTGGGTCAGGCGGCGGGCGATCTCGTGGCCGATCTGGCCGAGCTTCATCTTGTTGCCCGAGCCCGTCGGGCATTCCAGCGCGAAGTCGTCGCCGTAGAAGGTCTGGTAGCGGTGCAGCGCGACCACGATGAGGAAGTTGACCGGCATCCAGATCGGCCCGCGCCAGTTCGAGTTGCCGCCGAAGAGCCGCGTCGTGCCCTCGCCCGGCTCGTAGTCGACGCGGTTCTCCGTGCCCTGCACCCAGACGACGGCGGGATGCGCGCCGTGCACCTTCGACACCGAGCGGATGCCGTAGGACGACAGGAACTCCGTCTCGTCGAGCATGCGCGTCAGCACGCGATTGAGGCGGTTCTTGCGCATCAGCGAGAGCAGCGAGTAGTCGGCGCTGTTGCGGTCGTTCCAGCGCGAGACGAGCCGCGACAGCTCGGGGCGGTTGGCGAAGAGCCAGCGCACGCGCTCGCCGAAGTCCGGCAGCTTCTCGAAAATGTCGCCGCGCAGGAGCTCGACGGCGAACAGCGGGATGAGCCCGACCATCGAGCGCACGGGCAGGGTGATCGCGTCCTGGCCCGGGATCTCGAGAAGGTCGTAGTAGAAACCATCCGTCTCGTCCCACAGGCCGTCGTGGTGCGAGCCGATCTCGCGATGCACGGCGCCGGCGATGAGCAGGAAGTGCTCGAAGAACTTGATCGCCATGTCCTCGTAGACGTGGTCGTCGAGCGCCAGCTCGATCGACAGGCGCATGAGGTTCAAGGCGTAGACGGCGGCCCACGCCGTGCCGTCGGCCTGGTCGAGATGGCCGCCCTCCGGCAGCGTGCCGGAGCGGTTGAAGAGCGAGATGTTGTCGAGGCCGAGGAAGCCGCCCTCGAAGATGTTGCGGTCCTGCGCGTCCTGGCGGTTGATCCACCAGGTGAAGTTCAGCGTCAGCTTGTGATAGACGCGGCGCAGGAAGGTGAGGTCCGGCTTGCCCGATCGCGCGCGGTCGATGTCGTAGATCTGCAGCGCGGCGAGCGCGTGCACCGGCGGGTTGGTGTCGGCGAAGTTCCACTCGTAGGCGGGCAGCTGGCCGTTCGGGTGCAGGAAGCGCGACTGCAGCAGCAGCACGAGCTGCGCCTTGGCGAAGGCGGGATCGATCAGCGCGAAGGTCACGCAGTGGAAGGCGAGGTCCCAGGCCGCGAACCACGGATATTCCCAGGCATCCGGCATCGAGAAGATGTCGTCGGAGAAGAAGTGCTGCCAATCGCAATTGCGACCGTGGCGGCGCTCCGGCGGCGGCGGCGGCTCGGCCTCGTCGCCGGCGAGCCAAGTGCGGATGTCGTAGCCGTAATATTGTTTGCTCCACAACATGCCGGCGAAGGCCTGGCGCTGCACGAGGCGGGCGTCGGCATCGTCCATGCCGGCCTGCAGCGCGGCGTAGAAGGCGTCGCACTCGTCGCGGCGTGTCTGCATCACCGCGTCGAAGTCGACGAAGGGGCCGTGCGCCTCGTCGGCGCGGCGAAGGCGCACCCTGATGACGGCCTCGCCTTTCGCCGGCACATCGAGCCGGTAGCGCGCCGCGACCTTGGTGCCGATACGCTCGGGGTTTACCGCGGCGGCCTTGCCCTCGACGACATAGTCGTTGATGCCGTCCTTGAAGTAGCCCGGCGCGTCGACGTTGTAGAGGCGCTTCTGGTTGGTCTCGTTGTCGCAGAAGAGCAGCTCGGGATCGCCGTCGCACTCGAGCCGCATCGGCGGCAGCGCGGGATGCGCGATCGTCACCGCGCGGACGCCGTCGGCGGCGAGGCGCGGCCTGAGGCTCGCGTCGCCCGACCACGTCCAGGTGTTGCGCGACCAGAGCTGCGGCAGCACGTCGAGCGGCGCGTTCGCGTCGCCGCGGTTGGCGACGGTGATCAGCATGAGCACGTCCTCGGGGCCGGCCTTGGCGTACTCGACGGTGACGTCGAAGTAGCGGTCGTCATCGAAGAGGCCAGTGTCGATCAGCTCGTACTCGCGCTCGGTGAGCGAGCGGCGGGCATTGGTGTCGAGCAGGTCCTGGTAGGGGAAGGCCGCCTGCGGATACTTGTAGAGCATCCGCATGTAGGAATGCGTCGGCGTGCCGTCGACGTAGTAGTAGAGCTCCTTGACGTCCTCGCCGTGGTTGCCCTGGCTGTTGGTGAGCCCGAACAGCCGCTCCTTGAGGATCGGGTCCTTGCCATTCCACAGGGCAAGGCCGAGGCAGGCCGCGAGCTTGTCGTCGGCGAAGCCGGCGATCGCATCCTCGCCCCAGCGATAGGCCTTCGACCGCGCCTGGTCGTGCGGCAGGTAGCTCCAGGCCTCGCCGTCGGCGCTGTAGTCCTCGCGCACCGTGCCCCATTGCCGGTCGGAGAGGTAGGGGCCGAACTTGCGCCAGGGGGTGCCGCGATCCGCCTCCGCCAGGCGCTGGGCCTCGACACAGTCGGCCACCGCCCGGTGCGGCGCATTCGGCATCTCGATCTTCATGAGCACTCCGGGGGCAGGGCGGTCCGTTCCCTATGGGAGCCGAACATTGCAGGGATGCAACAGCCGTTCCCCGGCCACCTTCATTTCAGGTAGGTGCGAATGACCTCGAGCAGCTGCTCGACCGCGTCGGCGTCGAGCGCATCGGGGTGCGCTTCCTCGTCGACGAGATGCGAGCGCACGTGATCCTCGACGACCTCGGCCATCAGGCCCGCCGTCGCCCCGCGCACGCCGGCGATGAGGTGCAGAACCTTGTCGCAGCCGGCCTCGCCGTCGAGCGCGCGCTCGATGGCATCGACCTGGCCGCGGATGCGCCGGACGCGGGCGAGGAGCTTCTGCTTATGGGCGACTGTGTGAGACATCTCGAACTCTGCGTATGCTTTGCTCTAGCACGCTTTCGCGCGGGCTCGAGTCCATCGCGGTGGAGGACAGGATGACGGCCCGCCTGCTGATGATCGCCCACGCCGAGACGACGGCGACGCGGCGTGCCGCGTTCCCGGCCGGCGAGGGGCTCGATGCGCGCGGGCGCGACGCGGCGGCGGCGTTCGCCGTGCCGCGCCACGATCTCGCCGTCGCGAGCCCGGCGCCGGCGGCGCGCGAGACCGCAGCGGTGCTGGCGCTGGCGGCGCAAGAGGTGGCCGCCCTCGACGATCTCGATGTCGGCACCTGGGCCGGCCGGTCGCTCGCCGAGGTGGCGACCGCAGATCCCGTCGGGGCCGCGGCCTTTCTCGCCGATCCGACCTTTGCCGGGCACGGCGGTGAGTCGCTCGAAGCGCTCATCGCGCGGGTCGGCGCGTGTCTAGAGACCTGGCGCGAGCATCGCGGCAGCCTCGTCGCGGTGAGCCATGCGGCGGTGCTGCGCGCCGCGACACTCGCGGTGCTCGGCGCGCCGGCTTCGGCCTTCTGGCACATCGACGTCCCGCCGCTTGGCGCGCTCGCCTTCACGAGCGACGGGCGGCGATGGGCGCTGCGCGCGCGGTGACGCGCTTCAAACGCGCAAGCTGCGCTCCGTCAGCGCGCCGAACATCAGCCCGATGCCGCCCCACAGGATGGCCTGGATGCCGAGGCTGACGAGCCGGAACGTCCACAGCGTCTGCGCGGGGAAGATCTCGGGCACCTCGTTGACGGTGGGCAGCGCGTAGCAGGCGATCGCGATCATCACGACGAAGGCGAAGGCGCCGACGAGGGTGGCGTCCCAGGCGCCGAGGCGCGCGGCGACCATCTTGCGCAAGCTGAACGCCGCCAGCGCCGCGACGATCGAGATCGCGATCATCGAGAAGTAGAGCCCGGTGCGCAGCCCGATCGTCTCGGGCTCGCCGATCGACGGCGGATTGGCCGGGTACTTCAGGTCGGGCACGAGGGTGGCGATGACGAAGGCGATCGCTGCCAGCAGCGCGGCGAAGGCTCGAGGCGTCAGCGTCGTCGCGAAGCGGCCCCAGAGCAGCGCGAAGAGCAGGGCGAAGATGCCGCCGAGCGCGCCGCCGACGACCACGACGCCGGTGAAGAGGCCGAGCGTCGACTGCACGGCGCGGCTGACGAGCTCAGGCTCCGGCGTCTCGCCCTTGGCCTTGGCGATGGCGCTCTCGACGGCGATCGCGCGATCGACCTGCGGCTCGCCGTAGACTTTGGCGAAGGTGAAGGCGAGCAGGCCGGCGAGCACGCCGACCAGCATGCCGCGGAGGAGCAGCTGAGGCATCGTCATCTCTGGGCGACGCGCAGGCTCAGTGGCAGGGGAAGCCGAGGAGGTGGCGGCCGTCGTGGACGAACTCGTGCACGTACATGCCCTTGATGAGCGACGTGGCGCCTTCCTCGGCGCCGACGAAGTAGATCGCGAGCAGGCAGAGCGGCACGAAGAGCAGCCAGGGCAGGATGGCGCCGACCGGGATCGGCTGTGGCAGGGCGACGGCGCGGTTGGCGAGGGAGGAGATCGACATGCGGTCCCTTTTCGATGGCGTTCGATGGCGTTGCCGCAGTGGTGGCGCAAGCGGCGGCGTCACGCAAGAGCATTCGCAAGTGATCGCGATATTTTCTTCACTCGGCAAAATATAGGGTGGTGGCCTATACTTCCTCGACTGATCGGCGGCGTTGCGGCCCGCGGA
This Beijerinckiaceae bacterium RH AL1 DNA region includes the following protein-coding sequences:
- a CDS encoding ATPase (ID:RHAL1_01209;~source:Prodigal:2.6), which produces MIEMMDDDEFDDILPPELRSAHVIVVGNEKGGTGKSTLSIHLSVALMKAGFRVATIDLDTRQQTLTRFFENRTSWAQSAPWDVELPYHFALERGTSDNLRDNETREFAAFAEAISEVEHTYEFVVIDTPASDSYLMRLAHSLADTLVSPVNDSYIDVDVFSRVHHDRTKRGAVAHYADLVIDARRKRHQVDQGIIDWVLVRNRIASLQSNNAKQIAVSLGRMSGELKFRAAEGLHDRVIFRELFPIGLTALDPIEEAMRTGTLSASQQAARREIEALLTTLQLPERGTGLAHLQARHEWFDRIAGLYRSMGA
- a CDS encoding Monooxygenase FAD-binding protein (ID:RHAL1_01210;~source:Prodigal:2.6), whose protein sequence is MRVLIAGAGIGGLTSALALARVGVETTLIERAETLAEAGAGLQLSPNATRILARLGLLDTIAATATRPSGVRVRSARSGRTLSFMPLDTAEARWGAPYLVTRRADLQRALADAVAAEPAIALDLGTALAGFGMTKGRVVAAVARGLVKRSIEADALIGADGIRSAVRARLVGEGTGDAGLDAPQELGRTAWRALVPADAAPEALRNAETGLWLGRDAHLVHYAVAGGSLVNIVAVTRDTTEAAPDLWSQPGDAAVIGKRLAGWHRSARALIEAAPSWTTWPIYDRKPLPAWNAGLIALLGDAAHPILPFFAQGAAQAIEDAQALADAIAATRDVSAALAAYSAARLARATRVQEASRELGRIYHLAGPAGAARNLAMRFAGPRQLLARYDWVYRPSAP
- a CDS encoding hypothetical protein (ID:RHAL1_01211;~conserved protein of unknown function;~source:Prodigal:2.6), which gives rise to MADAHGTPHFHNQPGLPKITVSAKEFMCIGALPPFDHPHIFIDMGDETDIVCSYCSTRFVYDPSLKTPCEPIECFYMPKEEKAA
- the gdh gene encoding Glucose 1-dehydrogenase (ID:RHAL1_01212;~source:Prodigal:2.6), coding for MTDLHPKHPAAPAAPGDVPEPKVGYPSFLEGQPAIVTGANSGIGEAVAIGLARAGADVAVNYVTHPETAEEVAHKIEGYGRKALVIKADVSKEDEVVAMYKRAIAELGTVHISVSNAGLQRDSAFTEMTLEQWNTVIGVNLTGQFLCQREAAREFLRRGVDEKVSVAAGKMICMSSVHQVIPWAGHANYASSKGGIKLLMESMAQELAPHRVRVNAIGPGAIRTPINTAAWQTPEAYKSLMTLVPYKRIGEPDDIAQAAAWLASDHADYVTGATLFVDGGMTLYPGFATGG
- a CDS encoding Glucosidase (ID:RHAL1_01213;~source:Prodigal:2.6) — its product is MKIEMPNAPHRAVADCVEAQRLAEADRGTPWRKFGPYLSDRQWGTVREDYSADGEAWSYLPHDQARSKAYRWGEDAIAGFADDKLAACLGLALWNGKDPILKERLFGLTNSQGNHGEDVKELYYYVDGTPTHSYMRMLYKYPQAAFPYQDLLDTNARRSLTEREYELIDTGLFDDDRYFDVTVEYAKAGPEDVLMLITVANRGDANAPLDVLPQLWSRNTWTWSGDASLRPRLAADGVRAVTIAHPALPPMRLECDGDPELLFCDNETNQKRLYNVDAPGYFKDGINDYVVEGKAAAVNPERIGTKVAARYRLDVPAKGEAVIRVRLRRADEAHGPFVDFDAVMQTRRDECDAFYAALQAGMDDADARLVQRQAFAGMLWSKQYYGYDIRTWLAGDEAEPPPPPERRHGRNCDWQHFFSDDIFSMPDAWEYPWFAAWDLAFHCVTFALIDPAFAKAQLVLLLQSRFLHPNGQLPAYEWNFADTNPPVHALAALQIYDIDRARSGKPDLTFLRRVYHKLTLNFTWWINRQDAQDRNIFEGGFLGLDNISLFNRSGTLPEGGHLDQADGTAWAAVYALNLMRLSIELALDDHVYEDMAIKFFEHFLLIAGAVHREIGSHHDGLWDETDGFYYDLLEIPGQDAITLPVRSMVGLIPLFAVELLRGDIFEKLPDFGERVRWLFANRPELSRLVSRWNDRNSADYSLLSLMRKNRLNRVLTRMLDETEFLSSYGIRSVSKVHGAHPAVVWVQGTENRVDYEPGEGTTRLFGGNSNWRGPIWMPVNFLIVVALHRYQTFYGDDFALECPTGSGNKMKLGQIGHEIARRLTHLFLRDEHGRRPIYDDCEKMQHDPHFRDLILFYEHFHGDTGRGLGAAHQTGWTGLVALLLHPPSEIDPEMGEREAPR
- a CDS encoding hypothetical protein (ID:RHAL1_01214;~conserved protein of unknown function;~source:Prodigal:2.6), which codes for MSHTVAHKQKLLARVRRIRGQVDAIERALDGEAGCDKVLHLIAGVRGATAGLMAEVVEDHVRSHLVDEEAHPDALDADAVEQLLEVIRTYLK
- a CDS encoding Histidine phosphatase family protein (ID:RHAL1_01215;~source:Prodigal:2.6), with translation MTARLLMIAHAETTATRRAAFPAGEGLDARGRDAAAAFAVPRHDLAVASPAPAARETAAVLALAAQEVAALDDLDVGTWAGRSLAEVATADPVGAAAFLADPTFAGHGGESLEALIARVGACLETWREHRGSLVAVSHAAVLRAATLAVLGAPASAFWHIDVPPLGALAFTSDGRRWALRAR
- a CDS encoding putative membrane protein, predicted cobalt tansporter CbtA (ID:RHAL1_01216;~source:Prodigal:2.6); its protein translation is MPQLLLRGMLVGVLAGLLAFTFAKVYGEPQVDRAIAVESAIAKAKGETPEPELVSRAVQSTLGLFTGVVVVGGALGGIFALLFALLWGRFATTLTPRAFAALLAAIAFVIATLVPDLKYPANPPSIGEPETIGLRTGLYFSMIAISIVAALAAFSLRKMVAARLGAWDATLVGAFAFVVMIAIACYALPTVNEVPEIFPAQTLWTFRLVSLGIQAILWGGIGLMFGALTERSLRV
- a CDS encoding Cobalt transporter (ID:RHAL1_01217;~source:Prodigal:2.6) → MSISSLANRAVALPQPIPVGAILPWLLFVPLCLLAIYFVGAEEGATSLIKGMYVHEFVHDGRHLLGFPCH